In one window of Streptomyces sp. NBC_01224 DNA:
- a CDS encoding S1C family serine protease, giving the protein MDASHSRSRVRRLLLPLTAGACAVALVSGCSDANSDSPAAQPTTSASASRTVGDLQNEYQDVIKNVLPSVVQIEASNSLGSGVIYDSKGHIVTNAHVVGNEKTFKVTVATGEKVLRASLVAAYPEQDLAVIKLADVPAGLKPAKFGDSEKVAVGQIVLAMGSPLGLSSSVTQGIVSALGRTVSEGSAGGGTGATIANMVQTSAAINPGNSGGALVNLNSEVIGIPTLGAIDPQMGDSAAPGIGFAIPVSMVKTIADQIIKSGKVTDSGRAALNITGRTVVDDTYHPVGVALVGLTKGGAADKAGLRVGDVITKLGDLPVPTITSLSEALASDKPGEKVTVTYLRNGAEKTAQVTLGEI; this is encoded by the coding sequence ATGGATGCATCCCACTCCCGCAGCCGTGTACGCCGTCTGCTGCTGCCTCTGACCGCAGGTGCCTGCGCAGTCGCCCTGGTGAGCGGCTGCTCGGACGCGAACTCCGATTCTCCGGCGGCCCAACCCACCACGTCGGCCTCCGCTTCCCGGACCGTCGGCGATCTGCAGAACGAATACCAGGACGTGATCAAGAACGTCCTGCCGTCGGTCGTGCAGATCGAAGCCTCCAACAGCCTGGGCTCCGGCGTCATCTACGACTCCAAGGGCCATATCGTCACCAACGCCCATGTGGTCGGCAACGAGAAGACATTCAAGGTCACCGTCGCCACCGGCGAGAAGGTGCTGCGGGCCTCGCTGGTCGCCGCGTACCCGGAACAGGATCTGGCCGTCATCAAGCTCGCCGACGTCCCGGCAGGGCTGAAGCCCGCGAAGTTCGGCGACTCGGAGAAGGTCGCGGTGGGACAGATCGTGCTGGCGATGGGCTCGCCGCTCGGGCTGTCCTCCAGCGTCACCCAGGGCATCGTCTCGGCGCTCGGCCGGACCGTCAGCGAAGGCAGCGCGGGCGGTGGCACGGGCGCGACGATCGCGAACATGGTGCAGACCTCGGCGGCGATCAACCCGGGCAACAGCGGCGGTGCGCTGGTCAACCTGAACAGCGAGGTGATCGGCATCCCGACGCTGGGGGCGATCGACCCGCAGATGGGTGACAGCGCGGCGCCGGGGATCGGGTTCGCGATCCCCGTGTCGATGGTGAAGACGATCGCCGATCAGATCATCAAGAGCGGCAAGGTCACCGACTCGGGCCGGGCGGCGCTGAACATCACCGGACGCACGGTCGTCGACGACACCTACCATCCGGTCGGGGTGGCGCTGGTCGGCTTGACGAAGGGCGGCGCCGCGGACAAGGCGGGGCTGCGGGTCGGCGATGTCATCACCAAGCTCGGCGATCTGCCGGTCCCGACGATCACCTCCCTGTCGGAGGCGCTGGCCTCGGACAAGCCGGGCGAGAAGGTCACGGTGACGTATCTGCGCAACGGGGCGGAGAAGACGGCGCAGGTCACCCTGGGCGAGATCTAG
- a CDS encoding adenosylcobinamide-GDP ribazoletransferase has protein sequence MTSLNSHGLRFAFGTLTVLPVHVTRWDRQAARAGMLCAPTAGLVVGLLAAVPGCLLLLLGSGPLLAAVASAAVPAVLTRGLHLDGLADTADGLGSGKPADDALRIMKQSDIGPFGVITLLFVLLAQVAVLYQLYGQSWAHGAVAAAVAAVTARLALTLASRQGVPAARPEGLGAAVAGTVTVRAAVAVGAVTVAACAGAGALLGGYGALHHALAALTALGVAQLLLRHCVRRFGGVTGDVFGALAETAATAALVVLALG, from the coding sequence GTGACCTCCCTGAACAGCCATGGCCTGCGCTTCGCCTTCGGCACCCTGACCGTGCTCCCCGTCCACGTCACCCGCTGGGACCGTCAGGCCGCCCGCGCCGGGATGCTGTGCGCGCCGACGGCCGGTCTCGTCGTGGGGCTGCTCGCAGCTGTGCCCGGCTGTCTGTTGCTGCTGCTCGGCTCCGGTCCGCTGCTCGCGGCGGTCGCCTCCGCCGCCGTGCCGGCGGTGCTGACCCGGGGTCTGCATCTGGACGGTCTCGCGGACACCGCCGACGGCCTGGGCAGCGGCAAACCCGCCGACGACGCTCTGCGGATCATGAAGCAGTCGGACATTGGCCCATTCGGTGTGATCACCCTGCTGTTCGTGCTGCTGGCCCAGGTCGCGGTCCTCTACCAGCTCTACGGGCAGAGCTGGGCGCACGGCGCGGTGGCGGCGGCCGTCGCCGCGGTCACCGCCCGGCTGGCGCTCACCCTGGCTTCCCGTCAGGGCGTACCGGCGGCCCGTCCGGAGGGGCTGGGTGCGGCGGTGGCGGGAACGGTCACGGTCCGGGCCGCGGTGGCGGTCGGGGCCGTCACGGTCGCGGCCTGTGCGGGTGCCGGTGCGCTCCTCGGCGGGTACGGGGCGCTGCACCATGCCCTCGCCGCGCTGACCGCCCTCGGCGTCGCCCAACTCCTGCTGCGGCACTGTGTACGGCGCTTCGGCGGGGTGACCGGCGATGTCTTCGGCGCACTGGCGGAGACGGCGGCGACGGCGGCCCTGGTGGTCCTGGCACTCGGTTAG
- the cobT gene encoding nicotinate-nucleotide--dimethylbenzimidazole phosphoribosyltransferase yields the protein MNLDDFSDLIERPDGGVRRDAEERRERLVVPPGALGRLDELGEWLSAAQQSVPVKAIEQPRVVLFAGDHGVAELGVSGRAAGTAYELVRATLEGATPLAVLARQFSVPVRIVDAALDCDPELLPESVVRHRVRRGSGRIDIEDALTAEEAEQAVRLGMAIADEEADSGTDLVVLGDLSVGGTTAAATLIAALCGTDASVVTGRGGAGIDDLAWMRKCAAIRDALRRARPVLGDQLELLATVGGADLAAMTGFLLQCAVRRLPVILDGVVSSACALVGQRAAFRAPDWWLAGQASGEPAQTKALDRMALNPLLDHGVIVGEGSGALLALPLVRAAAALAAELPERAPVADEKDGADEGADGSDADRDATDG from the coding sequence GTGAATCTGGACGACTTCTCCGACCTGATCGAACGCCCCGACGGCGGCGTACGGCGCGACGCCGAGGAACGGCGGGAGCGCCTGGTCGTTCCCCCGGGCGCCCTCGGCCGCCTGGACGAGCTGGGCGAATGGCTCTCGGCCGCCCAGCAGTCCGTACCGGTCAAGGCGATCGAGCAGCCGCGTGTGGTGCTCTTCGCCGGTGACCACGGGGTTGCCGAACTGGGTGTCTCCGGGCGCGCGGCCGGAACTGCGTACGAGCTGGTTCGGGCCACGCTGGAGGGTGCGACTCCGCTCGCCGTGCTGGCGCGCCAGTTCTCCGTACCGGTGCGGATCGTCGACGCCGCTCTGGACTGCGACCCCGAGCTGCTGCCCGAGTCGGTGGTCCGTCACCGGGTGCGGCGCGGCAGCGGCCGGATCGACATCGAGGACGCGCTGACGGCCGAGGAGGCCGAGCAGGCGGTGCGTCTGGGCATGGCGATCGCCGACGAGGAGGCCGACTCGGGCACCGATCTGGTGGTGCTCGGCGATCTGAGCGTCGGCGGTACGACGGCCGCGGCCACGCTGATCGCGGCCCTGTGCGGCACGGACGCCTCGGTGGTCACCGGGCGCGGCGGTGCCGGGATCGACGATCTGGCGTGGATGCGCAAGTGTGCGGCGATCCGGGACGCGCTGCGGCGGGCCAGGCCGGTCCTCGGTGATCAGCTGGAGCTGCTGGCCACGGTGGGCGGTGCGGACCTGGCGGCGATGACCGGGTTCCTGCTGCAGTGCGCGGTGCGCAGGCTGCCGGTCATTCTGGACGGTGTGGTCTCGTCGGCCTGTGCGCTGGTGGGCCAGCGGGCGGCCTTCCGGGCGCCGGACTGGTGGCTGGCGGGTCAGGCGAGCGGCGAGCCGGCGCAGACCAAGGCGCTGGACCGGATGGCACTCAACCCGTTGCTGGACCACGGCGTCATCGTGGGCGAAGGAAGTGGGGCATTGCTCGCACTTCCGCTTGTTCGGGCCGCGGCCGCGCTGGCGGCGGAGCTGCCCGAGCGCGCACCCGTCGCCGACGAGAAGGACGGTGCCGACGAAGGGGCCGACGGAAGCGACGCGGACCGCGACGCGACCGACGGCTGA
- the lpdA gene encoding dihydrolipoyl dehydrogenase produces the protein MANDASTVFDLVILGGGSGGYAAALRGAQLGLDVALIEKGKVGGTCLHNGCIPTKALLHAGEIADQAREADQFGVKATFEGIDIEAVHKYKDDVISGLYKGLQGLIASRKVTYIEGEGRLSSPTSVDVNGQRVQGRHVLLATGSVPKSLPGLEIDGNRIISSDHALKLDRVPKSAIVLGGGVIGVEFASAWTSFGTDVTIIEGLKHLVPVEDENSSKLLERAFRKRGIKFNLGTFFQSAEYTQDGVRVTLADGKTFEAEVLLVAIGRGPVSQGLGYEEAGVAMDRGYVLVDEYMQTNVPTISAVGDLAPTLQLAHVGFAEGILVAERLAGLKTVPIDYDGVPRVTYCHPEVASVGITEAKAKELYGADKVVALKYNLAGNGKSKILKTAGEIKLVQVKDGAVVGVHMVGDRMGEQVGEAQLIYNWEALPAEVAQLIHAHPTQSEALGEAHLALAGKPLHSHD, from the coding sequence GTGGCGAACGACGCCAGCACCGTTTTCGACCTAGTGATCCTCGGCGGTGGTAGCGGCGGTTACGCCGCGGCCCTGCGCGGAGCGCAGCTGGGCCTGGACGTCGCTCTGATCGAGAAGGGCAAGGTCGGCGGTACCTGCCTGCACAACGGCTGCATCCCCACGAAGGCCCTGCTGCACGCCGGCGAGATCGCCGACCAGGCGCGTGAGGCCGACCAGTTCGGTGTCAAGGCCACCTTCGAGGGCATCGACATCGAGGCCGTCCACAAGTACAAGGACGACGTGATCTCGGGCCTGTACAAGGGTCTGCAGGGTCTCATCGCCTCGCGCAAGGTCACCTACATCGAGGGTGAGGGACGGCTCTCCTCCCCCACCTCGGTGGATGTGAACGGCCAGCGCGTCCAGGGCCGCCACGTGCTGCTCGCGACCGGCTCCGTGCCGAAGTCGCTGCCGGGCCTGGAGATCGACGGCAACCGCATCATCTCCTCGGACCACGCGCTGAAGCTGGACCGTGTCCCGAAGTCCGCGATCGTGCTGGGCGGCGGCGTCATCGGCGTCGAGTTCGCCTCGGCGTGGACATCCTTCGGCACCGACGTCACGATCATCGAGGGCCTGAAGCACCTCGTCCCGGTCGAGGACGAGAACAGCTCGAAGCTTCTTGAGCGCGCCTTCCGCAAGCGCGGCATCAAGTTCAACCTCGGCACGTTCTTCCAGAGCGCCGAGTACACGCAGGACGGCGTCCGCGTGACCCTCGCCGACGGCAAGACCTTCGAGGCCGAGGTGCTGCTGGTCGCCATCGGCCGCGGCCCGGTCTCGCAGGGTCTGGGCTATGAGGAGGCCGGCGTCGCGATGGACCGCGGCTACGTCCTCGTCGACGAGTACATGCAGACCAACGTGCCCACCATCTCGGCCGTGGGTGACCTGGCCCCGACGCTCCAGCTCGCGCACGTCGGCTTCGCCGAGGGCATCCTGGTGGCGGAGCGGCTGGCCGGTCTGAAGACCGTTCCGATCGACTACGACGGTGTCCCGCGGGTGACGTACTGCCACCCCGAGGTCGCCTCCGTGGGCATCACCGAGGCCAAGGCCAAGGAGCTCTACGGCGCGGACAAGGTCGTCGCTCTGAAGTACAACCTCGCGGGCAACGGCAAGAGCAAGATCCTCAAGACCGCGGGCGAGATCAAGCTCGTCCAGGTCAAGGACGGTGCCGTGGTCGGCGTCCACATGGTCGGTGACCGTATGGGCGAGCAGGTCGGCGAGGCCCAGCTGATCTACAACTGGGAGGCGCTGCCCGCCGAGGTCGCGCAGCTCATCCACGCCCACCCGACCCAGAGCGAGGCGCTCGGCGAGGCCCACCTGGCCCTGGCCGGCAAGCCCCTGCACTCCCACGACTGA
- a CDS encoding bifunctional adenosylcobinamide kinase/adenosylcobinamide-phosphate guanylyltransferase, whose translation MELTLLGTGAPDGLPRPECPCAACATARGMRSRAATALLVDDALLLDLTPGAVFAAARAGHSLTGVRQVLLTHPHDGPAVELPAGLPPAGRVPDGRELTLISGHRVRAVPMDAPGTGYEVTAPEGARLLYLPPGAAPSGLADRVAQPYDMVVGDVVGRPDAVARLRAVEAIGPTTEIIAVHLDHDAPPGAELDRRLAAAGARAVPDGTTLVVGEYHSVPDVPRRTLVTGGARSGKSVEAERRLETFPEVVYVATGGGREGDAEWAARIGLHRDRRPAAWRTEETCELVELLESDGPPLLIDCLSLWLTDAMDRVDAWDNAAWANGGESALRERTAELVTAVRGTRRTVVAVTNETGSGVVPATAAGRRFRDELGRLNAAFADECEQVLLVVSGQVLTLRG comes from the coding sequence GTGGAACTGACTCTGCTCGGCACCGGAGCCCCCGACGGGCTGCCGCGGCCCGAATGTCCTTGTGCCGCCTGTGCCACCGCCCGCGGTATGCGCTCGCGGGCCGCGACCGCGCTGCTCGTCGACGACGCGCTGCTGCTCGATCTCACCCCGGGGGCCGTGTTCGCCGCAGCCCGTGCGGGGCATTCGCTCACCGGCGTACGGCAGGTGCTGCTCACCCATCCGCACGACGGGCCCGCCGTGGAGCTGCCTGCCGGACTGCCTCCGGCGGGACGGGTGCCGGACGGGCGGGAGCTGACGCTGATCAGCGGTCACCGGGTGAGGGCGGTGCCGATGGACGCGCCGGGGACGGGTTACGAGGTGACGGCTCCGGAGGGCGCACGGCTGCTCTACCTGCCGCCGGGCGCCGCGCCCTCCGGTCTCGCGGACCGGGTGGCACAGCCCTACGACATGGTGGTCGGCGATGTGGTCGGGCGGCCGGACGCGGTGGCGCGGCTGCGGGCCGTCGAGGCGATCGGACCGACCACCGAGATCATCGCCGTCCATCTGGACCATGACGCACCGCCCGGCGCCGAACTGGACCGGCGGCTCGCGGCGGCCGGCGCGCGGGCCGTGCCCGACGGGACGACGCTGGTGGTGGGTGAGTACCACTCGGTGCCGGACGTGCCGCGGCGCACGCTGGTGACGGGCGGTGCCAGGTCGGGGAAGTCGGTGGAGGCCGAGCGGCGTCTGGAGACGTTCCCCGAGGTGGTCTACGTGGCGACCGGTGGAGGCAGGGAAGGGGACGCGGAGTGGGCGGCCCGGATCGGGCTGCACCGGGACCGCAGGCCGGCCGCCTGGCGCACCGAGGAGACCTGTGAGCTGGTGGAGCTGCTGGAGTCCGACGGGCCCCCGCTGCTGATCGACTGTCTGTCGCTGTGGCTGACGGATGCGATGGACCGGGTGGATGCCTGGGACAACGCGGCATGGGCGAACGGAGGCGAGAGCGCGTTGCGGGAGCGGACCGCCGAGCTGGTCACCGCGGTGCGCGGAACGCGGCGCACGGTCGTCGCCGTGACCAATGAGACCGGCTCGGGCGTGGTGCCCGCGACGGCTGCCGGGCGGCGGTTCCGGGACGAGCTGGGCCGGTTGAACGCCGCTTTCGCCGACGAGTGCGAACAGGTGCTGCTGGTGGTGTCCGGACAGGTGCTGACGCTGCGCGGCTGA
- a CDS encoding class I SAM-dependent methyltransferase codes for MARVRPMLNGVPETLLWTLYNRAYEAGRPYPVLDDPMALRLLKDLDYPFEERFGRPNAFHSQAQGLRSRCFDLAVQGYLADRPQATVVALGDGLETGFWRVDNGRLNWLSVELPEVAELRRALLPASDRLRTLSRSATDLSWLDEIEDPDGRGVVVTTQGLLMYLPPKEVRRILAACAERLPGGVLVLDTMARWLARGTVAGTSKVGAMTIPPMRWAMNPGERHKLRSAHPGITEVRALRLPRGRGAMGELIRIQSLLPGLRTLTPAMTQLRFGGRTSH; via the coding sequence ATGGCACGTGTGCGACCGATGCTGAACGGGGTTCCGGAGACCTTGTTGTGGACGCTCTACAACCGGGCGTACGAGGCGGGGCGGCCCTATCCCGTACTGGATGATCCGATGGCGCTCCGGTTGCTGAAGGATCTGGACTACCCCTTCGAGGAACGGTTCGGGCGGCCGAACGCGTTCCACTCACAGGCCCAAGGGCTGCGCTCGCGCTGCTTCGACCTGGCCGTGCAGGGGTATCTCGCCGACCGGCCGCAGGCCACTGTGGTCGCGCTCGGCGACGGTCTGGAGACCGGCTTCTGGAGGGTCGACAACGGCCGGCTGAACTGGCTGAGCGTGGAGCTGCCCGAGGTCGCCGAGCTGCGCCGGGCGCTGCTGCCCGCCTCGGACCGGCTGCGCACCCTGTCCCGTTCGGCGACCGATCTGTCCTGGCTGGACGAGATCGAGGACCCGGATGGCCGCGGTGTTGTCGTCACGACACAGGGTCTGCTGATGTATCTGCCCCCCAAGGAGGTACGGAGGATTCTGGCGGCCTGTGCCGAACGGCTGCCCGGCGGTGTCCTCGTACTGGACACGATGGCGCGCTGGCTGGCCAGGGGCACGGTGGCCGGCACATCGAAGGTCGGCGCGATGACCATTCCGCCGATGCGCTGGGCGATGAACCCCGGCGAGCGGCACAAGCTGCGCAGCGCGCACCCGGGGATCACCGAGGTGCGGGCGCTGCGGCTGCCGCGGGGGCGGGGCGCGATGGGCGAGCTGATCCGGATCCAGTCGCTGCTCCCGGGGCTGCGGACCCTGACGCCCGCGATGACGCAGCTGCGGTTCGGGGGCAGAACCTCGCACTGA
- a CDS encoding endo alpha-1,4 polygalactosaminidase, which produces MRACGAARPGPALPVTVLILLALLAGCTSAPEPAGTGRWRPEPGIGWQWQLSGRLDPTVDVPVYDIDGFEHKASAVADLHRRGRKVICYLSTGAWEEFRPDAGKFPASVQGKGNGWAGERWLDIRRTDVLEPPMEARIAMCAKKGFDAVEPDNMDGYRNRTGFPLTAADQLRYNRLIARIAHRHGLAVGLKNDLDQIPELEPDFDFAVNEQCAQYGECDALTPFVKAGKAVFHVEYELPVARFCAGSKRLGLSSLRKRYELGVWRQECPKARP; this is translated from the coding sequence ATGCGCGCCTGTGGGGCTGCACGGCCGGGACCGGCGCTGCCGGTCACCGTACTGATCCTGCTGGCCCTGCTGGCCGGCTGCACCTCGGCGCCGGAGCCCGCCGGCACGGGCCGTTGGCGGCCGGAGCCGGGCATCGGCTGGCAGTGGCAGCTCTCCGGCCGGCTGGACCCCACGGTGGACGTCCCGGTGTACGACATCGACGGCTTCGAGCACAAGGCTTCGGCCGTCGCGGACCTGCATCGCAGGGGCCGCAAGGTGATCTGCTACCTCTCCACCGGTGCCTGGGAGGAGTTCCGCCCGGACGCCGGGAAATTCCCCGCCTCGGTACAGGGAAAGGGCAACGGCTGGGCGGGGGAGCGGTGGCTCGACATCCGCCGCACGGACGTCCTGGAGCCGCCGATGGAGGCGCGGATCGCGATGTGCGCGAAGAAGGGCTTCGACGCGGTGGAGCCCGACAACATGGACGGCTACCGAAACCGCACGGGCTTCCCACTGACCGCCGCCGACCAGTTGCGCTACAACCGGCTCATCGCCCGTATCGCCCACCGCCATGGACTCGCCGTCGGTCTGAAGAACGACCTCGACCAGATCCCGGAGCTGGAGCCGGACTTCGACTTCGCGGTCAATGAGCAGTGTGCGCAGTACGGGGAGTGCGACGCCCTCACACCTTTTGTGAAGGCGGGCAAGGCCGTCTTCCATGTGGAGTACGAGCTGCCGGTCGCCCGGTTCTGCGCCGGGTCGAAGCGGCTCGGGCTCAGTTCGCTGCGGAAGAGGTACGAGCTGGGTGTGTGGCGCCAGGAGTGCCCGAAAGCCCGCCCCTAA
- a CDS encoding phosphatidylglycerol lysyltransferase domain-containing protein, which yields MGEVRLATEESRRDSTRAPSTVRSRRSAAFTIWYLRVVSFINFLSAVWVTLGNDLRRHNTANYFTPYLLTAGFSSGVVALFLAITMRRRKRAAWIVNMVVSSLLLLLFVLVIPFPEVRQYPQNWISLVLTTAFVLALALGRREFYAKGDRSNPKLAAIVAVGGLLVTSLIAAGLVTLTNTAHDESRSAFLDRWRYGALRLVSITDNDTNYPGITTPGWVNVSINILSTLLLIAVVYAAFRARRAVDPITAEDEARLRVLLDRHGDRDSLGYFALRREKSVIWSPTGKAAVAYRVVGGVSLASGDPIGDLEAWPGAIDPWLAEAREHGWIPAVMGVSEEGGTVYARHGLDALELGDEAIVETAEFTLEGRAMRTVRQAYNRVKRAGYEVTVRRHADIPDDEMAELVRRADDWRDGATERGFSMALGRLGDPADGQCVMLECRNSPTEVGGGPGELRAVLSFVPWGPNGLSLDLMRRDRDAENGLMEFMVIELLQRAEEIGITQVSLNFAMFRSVFERGSRLGAGPVLRLWRSMLSFFSRWWQIESLYRANAKYRPIWEPRFMLFEKSSDLLRIGLAAGRAEGFLEAPGLPKWMHRSHLGAGG from the coding sequence ATGGGAGAGGTCCGATTGGCCACCGAGGAATCCCGGCGGGACAGCACCCGGGCACCGAGCACCGTCCGGTCACGCCGCAGTGCCGCGTTCACCATCTGGTACCTGCGCGTCGTATCGTTCATCAATTTCCTGAGCGCCGTCTGGGTCACTCTCGGCAACGATCTGCGCCGCCACAACACCGCGAACTACTTCACGCCCTACCTGCTCACCGCGGGCTTCTCCTCCGGGGTGGTCGCGCTCTTCCTCGCGATCACCATGCGCCGCCGCAAGCGCGCCGCCTGGATCGTGAACATGGTGGTGAGCAGCCTTCTGCTGCTGCTCTTCGTCCTGGTGATCCCGTTCCCGGAGGTCCGGCAGTACCCGCAGAACTGGATCTCGCTGGTACTGACCACCGCCTTCGTACTGGCGCTGGCCCTCGGCCGGCGCGAGTTCTACGCGAAGGGCGACCGGTCCAACCCCAAGCTGGCCGCGATCGTCGCGGTCGGCGGGCTGCTGGTCACCTCGCTGATCGCCGCGGGCCTGGTCACCCTCACCAACACCGCGCACGACGAATCCCGCTCGGCCTTCCTGGACCGCTGGCGCTACGGCGCCCTGCGGCTGGTCTCCATCACCGACAACGACACCAACTACCCCGGAATCACCACTCCCGGCTGGGTCAATGTCAGCATCAACATCCTCTCCACACTGCTGCTGATCGCCGTCGTGTACGCGGCGTTCCGGGCCCGCCGGGCCGTCGACCCGATCACTGCCGAGGACGAGGCCCGGCTGCGCGTGCTGCTCGACAGGCACGGCGACCGGGACTCGCTCGGCTACTTCGCGCTGCGTCGGGAGAAGAGCGTCATCTGGTCGCCGACCGGGAAGGCCGCCGTCGCCTACCGGGTGGTCGGCGGGGTCTCGCTCGCCTCCGGTGATCCCATCGGCGACCTGGAGGCCTGGCCCGGAGCGATCGACCCATGGCTGGCCGAGGCCCGCGAACACGGCTGGATCCCGGCGGTCATGGGGGTGAGCGAGGAAGGCGGCACCGTCTACGCGCGGCACGGCCTGGACGCCCTGGAGCTGGGCGACGAGGCGATCGTGGAGACCGCCGAGTTCACCCTTGAAGGACGGGCGATGCGGACCGTCCGCCAGGCGTACAACCGGGTCAAGCGCGCCGGGTACGAAGTGACCGTGCGCCGGCACGCCGACATCCCCGACGACGAGATGGCCGAACTGGTGCGGCGCGCCGACGACTGGCGCGACGGGGCGACCGAACGCGGCTTCTCGATGGCGCTGGGCCGGCTCGGCGATCCGGCCGACGGGCAGTGCGTGATGCTCGAATGCCGCAACTCGCCCACCGAAGTGGGCGGCGGGCCCGGCGAGTTGCGCGCCGTACTGAGCTTCGTGCCATGGGGACCGAACGGCCTCTCGCTGGACCTGATGCGCCGCGACCGGGACGCCGAGAACGGCCTGATGGAGTTCATGGTCATCGAACTCCTGCAGCGTGCCGAAGAGATCGGGATCACCCAGGTCTCACTGAACTTCGCGATGTTCCGGTCCGTCTTCGAGCGGGGTTCACGGCTCGGCGCCGGACCGGTGCTGAGGCTGTGGCGCTCCATGCTCAGCTTCTTCTCGCGCTGGTGGCAGATCGAGTCGCTCTACCGCGCCAACGCCAAGTACCGACCGATCTGGGAGCCGCGCTTCATGCTCTTCGAGAAGAGCTCCGACCTCCTGCGCATCGGCCTCGCCGCAGGCCGGGCCGAGGGGTTCCTGGAGGCACCCGGTCTGCCCAAGTGGATGCACCGCTCGCATCTCGGGGCCGGTGGATGA
- a CDS encoding leucyl aminopeptidase: MTALTLSTAGAATLRADALVVGVAKGAGSKSGDLVLAPGAEAVDKAFDGKLATVLKALGAAGAEGEVTKLPAPDGLKVPVVVAAGLGSVPEKDAAYDAEALRRAAGSAARALSGSKKAGFALPIESAEDAEAIAEGALLGAYAFTAYQGGENKLAPKDKKNGNGAKLPLGEVALLGTKPRDKAFKAAAERAVAVVEEINRARDLINTPPNDLYPESFAAVATAAGKEHGIKVQVLDEKALVKGGFGGLLGVGQGSTHGPRLVKLAYTHPKAEKTLALVGKGITYDSGGISLKPAGHNETMKCDMSGAAAVFATVVAAARLGLQVNVTGWLALAENMPSGNATRPGDVLRMYSGKTVEVLNTDAEGRLVLADALTRASEENPDAIVDVATLTGAMVLALGNRTFGIMANDDAFRTSIHEIAEEVGEASWPMPLPADLRKGMDSPTADIANMGERMGGGLVAGLFLQEFVGEGIAWAHLDIAGPAFHEGAPYGYTPKGGTGSAVRTLVKLAERTAAGDLG; this comes from the coding sequence GTGACTGCTCTCACTCTCAGCACTGCCGGTGCGGCGACGCTGCGCGCCGACGCACTCGTCGTCGGCGTCGCCAAGGGCGCTGGATCCAAGTCTGGGGACCTGGTTCTCGCACCGGGCGCCGAGGCCGTGGACAAGGCGTTCGACGGAAAGCTCGCCACCGTCCTGAAGGCCCTGGGCGCCGCAGGTGCCGAGGGCGAGGTGACCAAGCTCCCCGCGCCCGACGGCCTCAAGGTCCCGGTCGTCGTCGCGGCCGGACTCGGCTCCGTCCCGGAGAAGGACGCGGCGTACGACGCCGAGGCGCTGCGCCGGGCCGCAGGCTCGGCCGCCCGTGCCCTGAGCGGTTCGAAGAAGGCCGGCTTCGCGCTGCCCATCGAGTCCGCCGAGGACGCCGAGGCGATCGCCGAGGGCGCGCTCCTCGGTGCCTATGCCTTCACCGCGTACCAGGGCGGCGAGAACAAGCTGGCACCCAAGGACAAGAAGAACGGCAACGGTGCGAAGCTGCCGCTCGGCGAGGTCGCCCTGCTCGGCACCAAGCCGCGCGACAAGGCGTTCAAGGCGGCCGCCGAGCGTGCCGTCGCGGTCGTCGAGGAGATCAACCGCGCCCGCGACCTGATCAACACCCCGCCGAACGACCTCTACCCCGAGTCCTTCGCCGCCGTGGCCACCGCCGCCGGCAAGGAGCACGGCATCAAGGTGCAGGTCCTCGACGAGAAGGCGCTCGTCAAGGGCGGCTTCGGCGGTCTGCTGGGTGTCGGCCAGGGCTCGACCCACGGCCCGCGTCTGGTGAAGCTCGCCTACACGCACCCGAAGGCGGAGAAGACCCTGGCCCTGGTCGGCAAGGGCATCACCTACGACTCGGGCGGCATCTCGCTGAAGCCGGCCGGCCACAACGAGACGATGAAGTGCGACATGAGCGGCGCCGCCGCCGTGTTCGCAACCGTCGTCGCGGCCGCCCGTCTCGGCCTCCAGGTCAACGTCACCGGCTGGCTGGCGCTCGCCGAGAACATGCCGTCCGGCAACGCCACCCGCCCCGGTGACGTGCTGCGCATGTACAGCGGCAAGACCGTCGAGGTCCTCAACACGGACGCCGAGGGCCGGCTCGTCCTCGCCGACGCGCTGACCCGCGCCTCCGAGGAAAACCCGGACGCGATCGTCGACGTGGCGACCCTGACCGGCGCGATGGTGCTGGCGCTGGGCAACCGCACCTTCGGCATCATGGCGAACGACGACGCCTTCCGTACCTCCATCCACGAGATCGCCGAGGAGGTCGGCGAGGCCTCCTGGCCGATGCCGCTCCCCGCCGACCTGCGCAAGGGCATGGACTCCCCGACCGCCGACATCGCCAACATGGGCGAGCGGATGGGCGGCGGCCTGGTGGCCGGTCTGTTCCTGCAGGAGTTCGTGGGCGAGGGCATCGCCTGGGCGCACCTGGACATCGCGGGCCCGGCCTTCCACGAGGGCGCGCCGTACGGCTACACGCCGAAGGGCGGCACCGGTTCCGCGGTCCGCACGCTGGTGAAGCTGGCGGAGCGCACCGCCGCCGGAGACCTCGGCTGA